From Halapricum desulfuricans, a single genomic window includes:
- a CDS encoding 30S ribosomal protein S13: MSAEDPDADTPEDDEDLQYFVRIGQTDLDGTKSLERSLTDMNGIGHRAARIIAQKAGVDRRETFGRLDEEQIDEIVELVEGFADEVPEWLANHRNDFFSGETSHEIGNDLDLTKRQDINRMKMIDSYKGVRHKRGQKVRGQRTKSTGRTEGTIGVNVEAIKEEQAEEAEAEEE, from the coding sequence ATGAGTGCAGAAGACCCAGACGCGGACACACCGGAGGACGACGAAGACCTCCAGTACTTCGTCCGCATCGGACAGACGGACCTCGACGGCACGAAGTCCCTCGAGCGTTCGCTGACGGACATGAACGGTATCGGCCACCGCGCCGCTCGGATCATCGCCCAGAAGGCGGGCGTCGATCGACGGGAGACCTTCGGCCGCCTCGACGAGGAGCAGATCGACGAGATCGTCGAACTGGTCGAAGGCTTCGCCGACGAGGTCCCCGAGTGGCTCGCGAACCATCGCAACGACTTCTTCAGCGGGGAGACGTCCCACGAGATCGGCAACGACCTCGATCTCACGAAGCGACAGGACATCAACCGCATGAAGATGATCGACTCCTACAAGGGCGTCCGCCACAAGCGCGGACAGAAAGTCCGTGGCCAGCGCACCAAGTCCACGGGCCGTACCGAGGGGACGATCGGTGTCAACGTCGAAGCGATCAAGGAAGAACAGGCTGAGGAAGCCGAAGCTGAGGAAGAATAA
- a CDS encoding helix-turn-helix domain-containing protein, translated as MNSTPGQTTASTFDLVECSLYAEFDVRVDPIEWCPLVELDPPVDVQHQQFRDETCLIDVRTHSDEPRTIRITQECDSLCPSKVLTDAGYIPRLNEIRPERVVIGIPLGDRTEVQDVVGRLRSVAESVTLRKLVQLGTDSSAETTMDLTDLTDKQRETVTLAITRGYYRQPRHASVDDIADELDISAAAVSQRLGAAESKVMRQVFDTLADGCE; from the coding sequence ATGAACAGCACTCCCGGCCAAACAACGGCATCCACGTTCGACCTCGTCGAGTGTTCTCTGTATGCGGAGTTCGATGTCAGGGTGGATCCGATCGAGTGGTGTCCGCTCGTCGAACTGGATCCGCCGGTCGACGTGCAACACCAGCAATTCCGGGACGAGACGTGTCTGATCGACGTGCGCACGCACAGTGATGAGCCCCGAACGATCAGAATCACCCAGGAGTGTGATAGTCTGTGTCCTTCGAAAGTGCTGACTGACGCCGGATATATCCCGCGCCTGAATGAGATACGCCCCGAACGCGTCGTCATTGGCATCCCCCTTGGCGATCGAACCGAAGTGCAGGATGTCGTCGGACGCCTGCGGTCAGTCGCCGAGAGCGTGACGCTCCGAAAGCTGGTCCAGCTTGGGACCGACAGCTCGGCCGAGACGACGATGGATCTCACCGATCTGACCGACAAACAGCGTGAGACAGTGACTCTGGCCATCACGAGAGGGTATTACCGACAGCCGCGGCACGCCTCGGTCGATGACATCGCCGACGAGCTCGACATCTCGGCCGCCGCCGTCTCACAGCGGCTTGGTGCCGCCGAATCGAAGGTCATGCGACAGGTGTTCGACACGCTCGCCGACGGCTGCGAGTGA
- a CDS encoding 30S ribosomal protein S4 yields MALGSNTKFYETPNHPYQGERIGEESGLLTQYGLKNKEELWRAQSELRGYRREARELLGQADTGDEEASEFIARLRRLGILGEQDTLDDVLRLDVTDVLERRLQTVAYRKGLGNTPEQARQFIVHGHVTVDSARVQTPSKKVAVEEESSIAFDENSPLADELHPERAEEQ; encoded by the coding sequence ATGGCACTCGGATCAAACACCAAGTTCTACGAGACGCCGAACCACCCATACCAGGGTGAACGTATCGGCGAGGAGTCCGGACTGCTCACCCAGTACGGCCTCAAGAACAAAGAGGAGCTCTGGCGCGCCCAGTCCGAACTCCGTGGCTACCGCCGCGAAGCTCGTGAACTGCTCGGTCAGGCCGACACCGGCGACGAGGAGGCCAGCGAGTTCATCGCTCGGCTCAGGCGCCTGGGAATCCTCGGCGAGCAGGACACGCTCGACGACGTCCTGCGACTGGACGTGACCGACGTGCTCGAGCGCCGCCTGCAGACGGTCGCCTACCGAAAGGGACTGGGCAACACGCCCGAGCAGGCCCGGCAGTTCATCGTCCACGGACACGTCACCGTCGACAGCGCCCGGGTCCAGACCCCCTCGAAGAAGGTCGCCGTCGAAGAGGAGAGCTCGATTGCCTTCGACGAGAACAGTCCGCTCGCGGACGAACTCCACCCAGAACGCGCGGAGGAACAATAA
- a CDS encoding 30S ribosomal protein S11, with the protein MAEEEDSKWALAHVHASFNNTIITITDLTGAETLAKSSGGTVVKQNRDEASPYAAMQMAETVAEDVQAQGVEGVHVRVRGPGGNLQTNPGPGAQATIRALARAGLEIGRIEDVTPIPHDGTRSPKSSG; encoded by the coding sequence ATGGCAGAAGAAGAGGACAGCAAGTGGGCGCTCGCCCACGTGCACGCATCGTTCAACAACACGATCATCACGATCACCGATCTGACCGGTGCCGAGACGCTCGCGAAGAGCTCCGGTGGGACCGTCGTCAAGCAGAACCGCGACGAGGCCTCGCCGTACGCCGCGATGCAGATGGCCGAGACCGTCGCCGAGGACGTACAGGCACAGGGCGTCGAAGGCGTCCACGTTCGCGTGCGTGGTCCCGGTGGCAACCTCCAGACCAACCCCGGTCCGGGTGCGCAGGCGACGATTCGTGCCCTGGCCCGTGCGGGGCTGGAGATCGGTCGCATCGAGGACGTCACGCCGATCCCACACGACGGCACACGCAGTCCGAAATCCAGCGGGTAA